One window of the Rhodohalobacter sp. SW132 genome contains the following:
- the bshB1 gene encoding bacillithiol biosynthesis deacetylase BshB1, with product MKADILAFGAHPDDTELGCAGTLAALVQKNRSVVVADLTRGEMGSRGTAKLRLQEAEKAASIIGLSDRLNLGLPDTELSNIREFQIPIIEVIRHFRPHICILPAPADRHPDHGNAARLISDAIFYSGLIKIETKNRAGNVQNPHRPAHILHYMQDRPFEPDFIFDITNTLSIKEKAIKAFTSQFDVADPGDEPETYISDPSFFDALRSRAKHMGHLAGFEYGEAFKYAQKPFPMNSLNFLMDTSPLR from the coding sequence ATGAAAGCAGATATTTTGGCCTTTGGTGCTCACCCTGATGATACAGAACTCGGTTGTGCCGGTACACTTGCCGCCCTGGTTCAGAAGAACCGGTCGGTCGTTGTGGCAGATCTGACCCGCGGTGAGATGGGTTCCCGGGGTACGGCAAAATTGCGGCTTCAGGAAGCGGAGAAAGCAGCTTCCATTATAGGACTGTCGGATCGCCTGAATCTCGGCCTGCCCGATACGGAATTATCAAATATCCGTGAATTCCAGATCCCGATTATTGAAGTGATACGTCATTTCAGGCCGCACATCTGCATCCTTCCCGCTCCCGCCGACCGCCACCCCGATCATGGGAATGCGGCCAGACTGATCAGCGATGCTATTTTTTACAGCGGTTTGATAAAAATAGAGACAAAAAACAGGGCTGGAAACGTACAAAATCCACATCGCCCGGCACACATCTTACATTACATGCAGGATCGGCCGTTTGAACCCGATTTTATTTTTGATATTACGAATACACTTTCCATTAAAGAAAAAGCAATTAAAGCATTTACATCGCAGTTTGATGTTGCTGATCCCGGGGATGAACCGGAGACCTACATATCGGATCCCTCCTTTTTTGATGCGCTCCGTTCTCGTGCAAAACACATGGGCCACCTGGCCGGGTTTGAATATGGTGAAGCTTTCAAATATGCTCAAAAACCCTTTCCGATGAATTCATTAAATTTTTTGATGGACACCTCTCCTTTGCGATAA
- a CDS encoding PorV/PorQ family protein gives MRITATIIITLLFISSAAAQQDTGSGMDFLSISPSAFQLSLSEASSATLTGSSAIYSNPALLAMEPMSSVEIDYTLWVAEVNHQFASANFLRENYSLGLGIYNSRSDGFEARDGAGPSQGDFSIGYLSVAGAFAYKIDRFSVGVTAHYLREEVFQYRANGYAVSAGAAAEFFEQRVRLGAVVQNLGEMEELDGISTSLPTTFRLGGMANIVEVNTPGRNDLPILFSLHTEWVHPLEDLPSSDYIDRDGGDDFIAFALSADVADLFNIRGGYKAGPTERPLSFGLGLNIDPVTVNYAVVPFSTGFGWVHSIGVQYYF, from the coding sequence ATGAGAATTACAGCGACAATTATTATCACCCTGCTGTTCATTTCATCAGCTGCAGCACAGCAGGATACAGGCAGCGGAATGGACTTTTTAAGCATCTCCCCTTCAGCATTCCAGTTATCTCTTTCTGAGGCATCATCAGCTACGTTAACGGGATCATCCGCCATCTATTCGAACCCTGCCCTGCTGGCTATGGAACCGATGTCGAGCGTGGAGATCGATTACACCCTCTGGGTTGCGGAAGTAAACCATCAGTTTGCATCAGCTAACTTTCTGAGGGAGAATTATTCGCTCGGCCTGGGAATCTATAATTCCCGATCTGACGGATTTGAAGCAAGAGATGGGGCTGGCCCATCACAAGGTGACTTTTCCATCGGATATTTATCCGTAGCCGGTGCATTTGCATATAAAATTGACCGATTTTCCGTGGGTGTTACGGCGCATTACCTGCGCGAAGAAGTTTTTCAATATCGTGCCAATGGTTATGCTGTAAGTGCTGGTGCCGCGGCAGAGTTTTTTGAGCAGAGAGTAAGGCTTGGCGCGGTGGTTCAGAATCTCGGTGAGATGGAAGAACTGGATGGTATTTCCACATCACTTCCCACTACGTTTCGCCTTGGCGGTATGGCAAATATTGTTGAAGTGAACACGCCCGGCAGAAATGATCTGCCGATTCTATTCTCACTACATACTGAATGGGTCCATCCGCTGGAAGACTTGCCATCCTCAGATTACATTGACCGGGATGGCGGAGATGATTTTATAGCTTTTGCATTAAGTGCTGATGTCGCGGACCTTTTCAACATTCGCGGAGGTTACAAAGCCGGCCCGACGGAACGGCCGCTCAGTTTTGGCCTTGGACTAAATATCGACCCCGTTACTGTGAATTACGCTGTTGTTCCATTTTCTACCGGTTTTGGCTGGGTACACTCCATCGGTGTACAATACTATTTTTGA
- the wecB gene encoding non-hydrolyzing UDP-N-acetylglucosamine 2-epimerase, translating to MNKPITILFGTRPEAIKVAPVILKLREKNIPVRVIHTGQHAELADEILRTFDIKPDLRLEMMKKSQTPIDLLQRLLKSLPEWISAEHTGVLLVQGDTTTALAGALTAHHQQVPLAHLEAGLRSGDRSQPFPEEANRTLISHLADAHFAPTASARKNLLAENISPESIHITGNSVVDALQMIVKRSGHSVSEIRGKYSAEKKKLILLTTHRRENFGEPLRQIFEAVSELASRYRDLKILFPAHPNPNVQDLLHLLDHQPSIELIKPLNYLEFVPLMAASDLILTDSGGIQEEAPALGTPVLVLRKKTERPELIESGAGKLIGTDKQKIIEATEFYLQTMNHTGPAEIFGDGNTAERVVQILKEMNR from the coding sequence ATGAATAAACCGATAACCATTTTATTCGGTACCCGGCCGGAAGCGATAAAAGTTGCGCCCGTGATCTTGAAACTCCGGGAAAAGAACATTCCGGTGCGGGTGATACATACCGGTCAGCATGCCGAGCTGGCTGATGAAATATTGAGAACATTTGATATAAAGCCGGATTTACGTCTTGAGATGATGAAAAAGTCACAGACGCCTATCGACTTGCTCCAGCGTCTGCTGAAATCACTGCCCGAATGGATATCAGCAGAACACACCGGCGTTCTGCTGGTTCAGGGAGATACAACTACTGCACTTGCGGGTGCGCTAACCGCACATCACCAACAAGTGCCGCTTGCCCATCTTGAGGCGGGCCTCCGTTCCGGTGACCGTTCACAGCCTTTTCCTGAAGAAGCGAACCGCACGCTGATCAGCCATCTTGCCGATGCACATTTTGCACCCACGGCAAGTGCTCGTAAAAATCTACTCGCTGAAAATATATCGCCGGAATCGATCCACATCACCGGAAATTCTGTGGTTGATGCATTGCAGATGATCGTAAAACGGTCCGGGCATTCGGTAAGTGAAATTCGCGGCAAATACAGTGCAGAAAAGAAAAAACTGATATTACTCACCACACACCGCCGCGAAAACTTTGGGGAGCCGCTTCGCCAGATTTTTGAGGCCGTATCAGAACTTGCTTCACGTTATCGCGATTTGAAAATCCTGTTTCCTGCCCATCCCAATCCAAATGTTCAGGATTTGCTTCATCTGCTTGATCATCAACCCTCCATTGAACTAATCAAACCGCTCAATTACCTCGAATTTGTACCGCTGATGGCTGCATCTGATCTGATTCTCACAGATTCGGGCGGTATTCAGGAAGAAGCTCCCGCACTTGGTACGCCGGTCCTCGTTCTGCGAAAGAAAACCGAACGTCCGGAGCTGATAGAAAGCGGCGCTGGAAAGCTGATTGGCACCGATAAGCAGAAAATTATCGAAGCGACAGAGTTTTACCTGCAAACGATGAATCACACTGGCCCTGCTGAAATTTTCGGAGATGGTAATACTGCAGAACGGGTGGTTCAGATTTTAAAAGAGATGAACAGGTAA
- a CDS encoding oligosaccharide flippase family protein translates to MANLTSRALWIFMGDGGAKLFGFLSTIYLARTLGASQYGLLTLAISALGIASWFSDLGLKTLATRSVAGSSSEPGDLARFFWLKILLSAAVLLIAGGITWFLLSEQPQLRLLILLFLLSLLPQSLRVDWYYKGVQEFHWVTLSNWVQGVIYLCGLLLIVSTDDLLLVPWIYSLSILLGALVLLFTYKGKNSFISKPRVVKWGEDLRNSFFLGAGHFFSQSIILLPPLVIGYFFTELQVGYYGVALKLILAAMIIDHVLNTLLLPNLTKLWQNNRSEVQPQLKKVSRWVLLIGVCGMMVLAYAAEPIIYFLFGDTYLPAVPMLILLSVVLPITFINSIFSFGLISFGLDRDFLYSTSAGALGALILIIGAGFTGDMQILILSVVLSELWITICMYYRFRRIVNLKIGGFVLGITTVSALLMALIFLYLTPGIWIAITSPLILFTVLYIFGLITWDDISWMKRRIF, encoded by the coding sequence ATGGCTAATCTCACCTCCAGGGCACTATGGATTTTTATGGGTGATGGCGGAGCGAAACTCTTCGGTTTTTTATCAACCATCTACCTTGCGAGAACACTGGGCGCATCTCAATACGGGCTGCTGACCCTGGCAATATCTGCCCTCGGTATTGCGAGCTGGTTTAGTGATCTCGGGCTGAAAACACTGGCTACGCGTTCTGTGGCAGGTTCGTCATCGGAACCGGGTGACCTCGCCCGATTTTTCTGGCTAAAGATTTTACTTTCTGCAGCGGTATTGTTGATCGCTGGCGGTATTACCTGGTTTCTGCTATCGGAACAGCCACAGCTCCGGCTCCTGATTCTTCTGTTCCTGCTCTCCCTCCTTCCGCAATCGCTCAGAGTTGACTGGTACTACAAAGGGGTTCAGGAATTTCACTGGGTAACGCTCTCTAACTGGGTACAGGGAGTTATCTATTTGTGTGGCTTACTTCTCATCGTATCCACAGATGACCTGCTTCTTGTCCCCTGGATTTACTCGCTCTCCATACTCTTAGGTGCACTCGTTTTGCTTTTCACTTATAAAGGCAAAAATTCCTTTATTTCAAAACCGCGGGTTGTTAAATGGGGTGAGGATCTGAGAAACAGCTTTTTTCTCGGTGCCGGGCACTTTTTTTCCCAGTCAATTATTCTATTGCCGCCGCTAGTCATCGGATATTTTTTTACGGAATTGCAGGTGGGTTACTATGGAGTCGCCCTCAAACTGATACTTGCCGCCATGATTATCGATCATGTTCTGAATACGCTTCTTCTGCCAAACCTGACAAAATTATGGCAAAACAACCGTTCTGAAGTTCAACCTCAGCTTAAGAAAGTCAGCCGCTGGGTTCTATTGATTGGAGTTTGCGGGATGATGGTACTCGCTTACGCCGCTGAGCCAATCATCTATTTTCTTTTTGGGGATACGTATCTGCCTGCGGTGCCGATGCTGATTCTGCTTTCAGTTGTTCTGCCGATAACGTTCATCAATTCCATTTTCAGTTTCGGTCTGATCTCATTCGGCCTCGATCGTGATTTTCTCTACTCTACCTCAGCAGGTGCCCTGGGCGCTTTGATTTTGATTATCGGTGCCGGTTTTACGGGCGATATGCAAATTTTGATTCTCTCTGTGGTACTTTCAGAACTTTGGATCACAATCTGTATGTATTACCGGTTTCGCCGAATTGTAAATCTGAAAATCGGCGGCTTCGTATTGGGGATTACAACCGTATCAGCATTGCTTATGGCACTCATTTTTCTGTACCTGACGCCCGGAATCTGGATTGCGATCACCTCTCCCCTGATTCTGTTCACCGTTCTCTATATATTCGGCCTGATAACCTGGGATGATATTTCCTGGATGAAACGGAGAATTTTTTAG
- a CDS encoding glycosyltransferase — translation MKILMIAPLSAGIVHGGVRMQSAKTLEYLRTRGHEVAAYNPWEHYEPESFDIIHLFLAGNETLTLAKNLRNRSTRFVLSPVFFTRRSASTIRNILSMEDIGSQLLKGFSSDYSIKADVCRSADLILPNTMDEANLIIDGFGVPIENVTVVPNGVENRFENASADPFIQKYGLKDFTLFVGDASAARKNVLPMLEQYGADDPPLVIIGALDESDYSSACRKLIKASDNIHYLGPINHDDPMLESAYKAAAVFVLPSLFETPGIAALEAGLAGCRIAITGLGGTREYFGDHAFYINPDKQESIIRAIRNAHQAEESPELKNRIKKQFTWQAVAEKTEAAYQSIL, via the coding sequence ATGAAAATTTTGATGATTGCCCCGCTCTCCGCCGGAATTGTACACGGAGGTGTTCGTATGCAGAGTGCCAAAACACTTGAGTATCTGCGTACCCGTGGTCACGAGGTTGCGGCCTATAATCCGTGGGAACATTACGAACCGGAATCGTTCGACATCATCCACCTGTTTCTTGCAGGCAATGAAACTCTAACTCTCGCCAAAAATCTCAGGAACAGATCGACCCGGTTTGTGCTCTCCCCGGTCTTTTTCACCCGCAGATCTGCGTCAACAATTCGGAATATATTGTCCATGGAAGATATTGGAAGCCAATTGTTAAAAGGATTCAGTTCTGATTATTCTATCAAGGCGGATGTGTGCAGATCAGCAGATCTAATTTTGCCAAACACAATGGATGAAGCCAACCTGATTATTGATGGATTTGGAGTTCCGATCGAGAACGTTACGGTGGTTCCAAACGGCGTGGAAAATCGGTTCGAAAATGCTTCTGCGGATCCATTCATTCAAAAATATGGGTTGAAAGATTTTACGCTTTTTGTGGGTGATGCATCCGCTGCCCGAAAAAATGTGTTGCCCATGCTTGAACAGTATGGAGCTGACGATCCGCCGTTGGTGATTATCGGAGCGCTTGATGAGTCCGATTACTCTTCTGCCTGCCGAAAGTTGATCAAAGCTTCTGACAACATTCATTACCTGGGACCGATAAATCATGACGATCCGATGCTTGAATCTGCTTACAAAGCTGCGGCCGTATTTGTACTCCCTTCCCTTTTTGAAACACCGGGTATCGCCGCACTGGAGGCGGGCCTTGCCGGATGCCGTATTGCAATTACCGGATTAGGCGGTACCCGTGAATATTTTGGGGATCATGCGTTTTATATCAATCCTGATAAACAGGAATCGATCATTCGGGCGATCCGGAATGCACATCAGGCAGAAGAGTCCCCGGAATTAAAAAACAGAATTAAAAAACAGTTTACCTGGCAGGCTGTTGCAGAAAAAACTGAAGCTGCTTACCAATCCATTTTATGA
- a CDS encoding glycosyltransferase has translation MNLHEKLLSLYDSLFSENEDTAAGIDLFVVPLIRFNYKKSDYLYLLYKEILENDESRYRVHSTSISEHWKFVWNAFRGKPTILHYHWLECSDFKSLLGIVYKLFCIKLFKRFGGKIVWTIHNKMPHDRRFKNINESIRSSMAQRADLLHVHCNTAKRELCKFFDQPESKFSVIPHPEYPAEKLPRKKAIHKLNRKRDLQLSADDQIFLMFGNISSYKQIDKVAKLFEQLPENKKLIIVGPVKKGQMVYYHKIKKISSNSSNIRLIPHFIPEADVPLYHSAADCVLFNFRDILTSGGVALAQSYDVPIIAPSKGCLSELNGDNVYLFENEDELNSRIINFASGVTSDG, from the coding sequence ATGAATCTGCATGAGAAACTGTTATCTCTTTATGATTCGCTTTTTTCGGAAAATGAAGACACTGCCGCAGGGATCGACCTGTTTGTTGTTCCATTGATCCGATTTAATTATAAAAAATCGGACTATCTCTACCTGTTGTATAAAGAGATCCTTGAAAATGATGAAAGCCGGTACCGCGTTCACAGCACAAGCATTTCTGAACACTGGAAGTTTGTCTGGAATGCATTCCGGGGCAAACCGACCATTCTGCACTATCACTGGCTGGAGTGTTCCGATTTCAAATCACTTCTCGGGATAGTCTACAAACTGTTCTGTATAAAACTATTCAAAAGGTTCGGGGGTAAAATTGTGTGGACTATACACAATAAAATGCCCCACGACCGCAGGTTCAAGAATATAAATGAATCAATTCGTAGCTCCATGGCACAGCGTGCAGATCTGCTGCATGTGCACTGCAACACCGCAAAAAGGGAATTGTGTAAATTCTTTGATCAGCCGGAATCAAAATTCAGCGTAATTCCGCATCCAGAATATCCCGCTGAAAAACTTCCGAGAAAAAAGGCTATCCATAAGTTAAATCGGAAAAGAGATCTTCAGCTCTCGGCGGATGACCAGATCTTTTTAATGTTTGGAAACATCAGTTCATATAAACAGATTGATAAAGTAGCTAAGCTATTTGAGCAACTACCGGAGAATAAAAAATTGATCATTGTTGGACCGGTAAAAAAAGGGCAAATGGTTTACTACCATAAAATTAAGAAAATTAGCTCAAATTCATCTAATATCCGTTTGATTCCTCATTTTATTCCTGAAGCAGACGTACCGCTTTATCACTCAGCAGCGGATTGTGTGCTTTTCAATTTCCGGGATATTTTGACTTCAGGAGGAGTGGCGTTAGCACAAAGTTATGATGTGCCAATTATTGCACCATCAAAGGGATGTCTTTCCGAACTAAATGGTGACAACGTTTACCTTTTTGAAAATGAAGATGAATTAAACTCCCGCATTATCAATTTTGCATCCGGGGTTACGAGTGATGGCTAA
- a CDS encoding inositol monophosphatase family protein, with protein sequence MNKDLEIALQAAREGVKTVKSFKSKSLNVQQKGFHDLVTDADLATEKTILSILRNQFPKDEVLAEETENHDQLSDSRTWIIDPIDGTTNFAHDFPVYCVSVAMWENRQPKIAVVIEVNRNEEFTAVAGEGAWLNGDPISVSNKTDAKNAFVATGFPYNDLSLVDPYLSLFKILMEELQGIRRPGAASFDLCCVACGRFDGFYEYSLHAWDVAAAALIIKEAGGTVTNWMGEDDWLFGQRMVAGNPDIHAHLLNRIKEHIPEKSRENAQ encoded by the coding sequence ATGAATAAAGACCTTGAAATTGCCCTTCAGGCTGCCCGCGAAGGGGTGAAGACTGTAAAAAGTTTCAAATCTAAATCGCTGAATGTACAACAAAAAGGATTTCACGATCTGGTGACCGATGCAGACCTGGCCACAGAAAAGACAATTCTGAGTATTCTCAGAAATCAATTTCCCAAAGATGAAGTACTTGCTGAAGAGACCGAGAACCACGACCAACTAAGTGATTCCCGAACCTGGATTATCGATCCAATTGATGGCACCACCAATTTTGCACACGATTTCCCGGTCTATTGCGTCTCCGTTGCGATGTGGGAAAACAGGCAGCCCAAAATAGCGGTGGTGATTGAAGTAAACCGAAATGAGGAATTCACGGCAGTTGCAGGGGAAGGGGCTTGGTTGAACGGGGATCCGATATCAGTTTCCAATAAAACGGATGCAAAAAATGCATTTGTTGCCACCGGATTTCCCTACAACGATCTCTCCCTGGTGGATCCATACCTTTCACTTTTTAAAATACTGATGGAAGAGCTGCAGGGTATCCGCCGTCCCGGAGCTGCATCGTTTGATCTCTGTTGTGTGGCTTGCGGCAGGTTCGACGGTTTTTACGAATACTCACTCCACGCATGGGATGTGGCAGCCGCCGCCTTGATCATCAAAGAAGCCGGCGGAACAGTAACCAACTGGATGGGCGAAGACGATTGGCTTTTCGGCCAGCGCATGGTCGCCGGTAATCCGGATATTCATGCTCATCTCTTAAACCGAATCAAAGAACACATCCCCGAAAAATCCAGGGAAAATGCCCAATAA
- a CDS encoding FlgD immunoglobulin-like domain containing protein, whose product MAYLKWFLPFIVIMICSAGELYSQHFGPIPDRFESLRQNSITSLESTGNSLWIGPGLNRIDENSPDIFIPVNADSVFDGRGRVFSLQADGNRIVAGLGYNTESGDGSVQTGMGFYESIDFGESWRFIPFPLDPQPDENSDCTIASVGPPCDLEFTYGEETYIQTRITVPQQSPPFETDFRGETVFVAAWASGIQRSLDGGDTWERLILPPSSVSELTPDRSYQWTSQAGSSGTVERYDPRSDNNLLGFGLLIDSNDRVWAGTAAGINISENALTASRDQVSWRRISADGRTDGLLGNWIVNIREQPGTNRIWMSTWNATTSENDRFGLVYTEDGGETFRQFLEGERVNDIGFHNGTIFVAADRGLFISHDDGDTWRRIEQIRSPNQIINKDAEYFALTATEDRIWVGTSDGLASSSDGGETWAITRVDFPLSGGNIYQQDASDVDTFAYPNPFSPDVHNMVRIKYETSGSGRSTLRIFDFAMNQVYEQRTDGISQSGSYEFTWNGTDSSGRYVATGSYIYVIETPGGQVDGKILLID is encoded by the coding sequence ATGGCATATCTCAAATGGTTTCTTCCTTTTATTGTAATCATGATTTGCTCTGCCGGTGAACTCTATTCGCAGCACTTTGGGCCGATTCCGGATCGGTTTGAATCACTGCGACAGAATTCGATTACCTCCCTGGAATCCACCGGAAACTCACTTTGGATCGGGCCGGGATTAAACCGGATTGATGAAAACAGCCCCGATATTTTTATCCCTGTGAATGCCGACAGCGTGTTTGATGGACGCGGACGTGTTTTTTCTCTTCAGGCTGATGGAAACCGGATTGTTGCGGGTTTGGGATATAACACGGAATCCGGTGACGGCAGCGTGCAAACAGGGATGGGTTTTTACGAATCGATCGACTTTGGGGAGAGCTGGAGGTTTATCCCCTTTCCGCTTGATCCTCAGCCTGATGAAAACAGCGATTGCACTATCGCTTCTGTGGGGCCGCCCTGCGACCTGGAATTTACGTATGGAGAGGAAACCTACATTCAAACAAGAATAACGGTACCGCAGCAATCGCCTCCTTTCGAAACCGATTTCAGGGGAGAAACTGTATTTGTTGCCGCCTGGGCATCCGGCATCCAGCGAAGTTTAGACGGAGGAGATACCTGGGAACGGCTGATACTGCCGCCCTCATCCGTTTCTGAACTCACACCAGACAGATCGTACCAATGGACCTCCCAGGCAGGAAGTTCAGGAACGGTTGAGCGATACGATCCAAGAAGCGATAATAACCTGCTTGGTTTTGGCCTTTTGATCGATTCAAACGACCGGGTCTGGGCCGGAACAGCAGCCGGTATCAATATCTCGGAAAATGCATTGACTGCATCGCGCGATCAAGTTTCCTGGCGTAGAATTTCCGCCGACGGACGCACCGACGGCCTGCTGGGTAACTGGATTGTAAACATCCGGGAGCAGCCGGGAACCAACAGGATCTGGATGTCTACCTGGAACGCCACAACCAGCGAGAACGACCGCTTTGGATTGGTTTATACCGAAGATGGCGGAGAAACCTTTCGTCAGTTTCTCGAAGGTGAACGGGTGAACGATATCGGGTTTCACAACGGAACTATTTTTGTGGCAGCCGATCGCGGACTTTTCATCTCTCATGATGACGGCGATACATGGAGGCGAATCGAGCAGATCCGAAGCCCGAATCAAATCATCAATAAAGATGCTGAATATTTTGCGCTTACGGCAACGGAAGACCGGATTTGGGTGGGAACCTCCGATGGGCTCGCCTCCAGCAGTGACGGCGGAGAAACATGGGCCATAACACGGGTGGATTTCCCACTCAGCGGCGGCAATATCTACCAGCAGGATGCGTCTGATGTGGATACCTTTGCTTATCCAAATCCATTTTCGCCGGATGTTCACAATATGGTTCGCATAAAATATGAGACATCGGGCAGCGGCCGGTCCACACTGCGTATTTTTGATTTTGCGATGAATCAGGTGTATGAGCAGCGAACGGATGGAATTTCCCAGTCCGGCTCCTACGAATTTACATGGAACGGAACGGACAGTTCAGGCCGCTACGTCGCAACAGGATCGTACATCTATGTCATAGAAACGCCGGGTGGTCAGGTAGATGGAAAAATATTATTGATCGATTAG
- a CDS encoding polysaccharide deacetylase family protein: MKRNIHIGIIGINPGWEKILDQIGASWSRITSIRTVDVKSYSCIVAVRNLEREEMKSVTHYLDAGGAVVDTTGQFLKKTPSARKVKTITPETDDPYFNHIREIRVDDTALFHPTSKMAGGTVWLDHDRSNRLAFSGLPYRVLTEHHPLKPTQFTSADLPAVIERTSTHSSGAWVDLTLKLLIELHSRSGMPFVHKWWMPESDHQTATFRVDTDYGSEQSIHQTASVLDEFGVSSTFFLHTEAHENSLSQFEDIKNHEISLHGYRHSEFKTKEQYVSDIRHGLNLLKDHGMDPQGYAAPYGYWSPELASALREFNFQYSSEFGYDYDALPSTPQSSGTLQLPVHPISIGSFSRFNFTEEMIEAYFLEWIRICQLQRKPIHLFYHPNDGHADVLRSIFKQADTHSTKWLTYSQWANWWKKRSSHLLNPVFDTETGNLALNQTGEIPAAVHHDNKMLCTTGSGNIDLDDRRFSVYISPEWIEWINRRRNGRKLSLFRMKKDQLMTSLWRNRS; encoded by the coding sequence GTGAAACGAAACATTCATATCGGAATTATCGGGATCAACCCGGGTTGGGAAAAAATCCTGGATCAGATCGGTGCGAGCTGGTCACGGATTACTTCAATCCGTACAGTTGATGTTAAATCGTACAGTTGTATCGTTGCTGTCCGTAACCTGGAACGTGAAGAGATGAAGTCCGTCACGCACTATCTCGATGCCGGAGGTGCGGTTGTTGACACGACCGGTCAGTTTCTGAAGAAAACTCCGTCAGCGCGAAAGGTCAAAACCATCACACCGGAAACAGACGACCCCTATTTTAATCACATCCGCGAGATTCGCGTTGATGACACTGCTCTTTTTCATCCCACATCAAAAATGGCGGGCGGCACGGTATGGCTGGATCATGACCGATCCAATCGTCTCGCGTTTTCAGGGCTGCCATACCGTGTTCTTACCGAACATCACCCGCTGAAACCGACTCAGTTTACGTCGGCTGATCTTCCCGCGGTTATCGAACGAACATCCACCCACAGCAGCGGCGCTTGGGTGGATCTCACGCTCAAACTGCTCATCGAGCTTCACTCGCGATCCGGGATGCCGTTTGTGCACAAATGGTGGATGCCTGAGTCAGATCATCAAACCGCCACATTTCGTGTGGATACCGATTACGGATCTGAGCAATCGATCCATCAAACCGCAAGTGTGCTTGATGAGTTTGGAGTCTCATCCACTTTTTTTCTGCACACTGAAGCGCATGAAAACAGTCTTTCTCAGTTTGAAGACATCAAAAATCATGAAATTTCGCTGCACGGATATCGTCATTCCGAATTCAAAACTAAAGAGCAGTACGTTTCTGATATCCGGCACGGACTCAACCTGCTGAAAGATCACGGGATGGATCCTCAAGGTTACGCAGCTCCCTATGGATACTGGTCACCAGAACTGGCATCTGCACTCAGAGAATTCAACTTTCAATACAGCAGTGAATTCGGGTACGATTACGATGCACTTCCATCAACTCCGCAATCATCAGGAACGTTGCAGCTGCCCGTTCACCCAATTTCGATCGGTTCATTCAGCCGTTTCAATTTTACGGAAGAGATGATTGAAGCCTATTTCCTGGAATGGATACGTATCTGTCAACTTCAGCGAAAGCCAATCCATCTTTTTTACCATCCCAATGACGGTCACGCTGACGTTCTGAGATCTATTTTTAAACAGGCTGATACCCATTCAACAAAGTGGCTGACCTATTCGCAGTGGGCAAATTGGTGGAAAAAACGGTCATCCCATTTATTGAACCCGGTTTTCGATACAGAAACCGGGAATCTGGCGCTCAATCAAACCGGGGAAATTCCGGCAGCCGTTCATCACGATAACAAGATGTTATGTACCACCGGATCGGGAAATATTGATCTGGATGATCGGCGATTCTCTGTGTACATTTCGCCCGAATGGATTGAATGGATAAACCGAAGAAGAAATGGCCGGAAACTCTCGCTTTTCAGGATGAAAAAAGATCAACTTATGACGAGCCTTTGGAGGAACCGGTCATGA